GCACCCATTAGCGCGCACTGGATTACACTAGCACCCATTAGCGCGCACTGGATTACACTAGCACCCATTAGCGCTCACTGGTGACACTAGCACCCAGCAGGAGGCTGTGTGGCGTCACTTACCGGTTCCTCTCCATGATGGTCTTCAAGCTGTTGACCGAGATGGCAATGTCCTTCCACCCACGGTTCTGCGCGAAGGAGTGCAAGTTCTGCAGGTACTTCCTTATGGAATGCTTCACTTTGTTCGAGTAGGGAAAGGAATGCAAAACACGAAATAGGAAAATTACTACAGATTTCGAATTAATCCATGATTTCTGATAATTGTTATTTTcgaaaagaagagaaacGAGGAgcttctcccatttggcaACCTTTCCAATAATACAAGAGTGTTCAATCGTAATTTTGGACTCGAAGTTCAGTGTGCTGCTAAAGCATGGGTTCTCTTCCGACACGAGTGTAAAGTATTTTGGATCATGACATAACTGATACACGTAGGAAAACAACTCATTAAAAAACAGACCTATATTTAGAGCTTCTTTCTCCGTGCAAGCATTTATTATTGGCATGagcatttttatgcatacgtatgttAGCAAGCAGAAATTAAACAGAGGAGTACGGAACTCCAATAGCAATAGTATGAACTTGGAACAGAACAAGGAATCCTTTTCGCTGTTTAATATTCTCGGGGCTATGAGACATTTGACGAAAGCTGTAAAGGTGGTTAGGTCAATTTCTTGTGGGTTCACCCAGTGGTCCACTACATGTGATAAgtgtttctttattttctctgTGTGTGCAATGTGATACTGGTACTCACTGTTAATGGATCCTTTTCTGGAACGGAGTTTTCTCAGTTTCTTGTGAATCCATTTGTAGTCTTCATTCTTCTTATTATCCTCATGATGTTTCTCTAGCTTCTTTATATAAGAgtcatatttttccatcACCTTCTGGTATTGCTTGTGGGGGACATAGATATCTGTGATGCTTAGTCTCCAGTAGGTCAGATAAAAATCGATGTTAATTCCGTTTAGGTTTTCTATGCTTAGGTATCTCTGGACGATCGGCATGATGGCTTGTTTCCACTTTTCCTCGTTGGAGTGGTGGAAGGTGGGATCGTCATACGGGGGCGGGCGGCGCTCCCCCTCGCTGGGCTTGCAGTTCGCGGGGTCGCTTCTGTTAGCGGCATCGCTTTTGTTAGCGGCATCGCTTCTGTTAGCGGTATCGCTTCTGTTAGCGGCATCGCTTCTGTTAGCGGTATCGCTTCTGTTAGCGGTATCGCTTCTGTTAGCGGCATCGTTTCTGTTAGCGGTATCGCCCTTTGCGCGCGGCAAGGGGGAAGAGGACCGGTGCTGCCTCCTGGCAGCCCCCTTCTCAtcgaagaaggggaaggcaAATCTGATGATGTGAAACGACTGCGAAATGTcaaagtaggaaaaaatcaaagtgaTGCTGGGAATGTAAGTCAAATAGAGATAAGGCTCCGTGTTCGTCTGTAGGAAATTAATAAACTGAAGGAGAACCGCATCCACTTTGTCGATTAGGGATGACAAATTTCTTAAGTTATTTGTGTTACTATCGAATAGGTACTCATATTTCAATTTAGACAAAGTACACAAGAAAAGGTAAACGAGATTAGGGTTAGACAAATTCCTGGTGGCATTGTCAACGCAGAGTTTTTGTAGACGTTCATCATCCATCTCAgctttttctatattttcatattctaCGTTATTcatgttaaaattaaaattttcttccaatatcatgatttcttttttgagtAACTTGAACCCACACTGAGCATTTAGTTGATCTTCATTAAGCTCTTGTACATCTACAGATGCGCTTGTCCCTCCGTAAATCTCGATAAGCTTCTGTAGGTAGTCTATGTCGAATATGTATCCACTCATAACGTCTGGGTATTTCACATTCATCGCGTTTAGGATGCTTAGCTTGAATTCGTCGGTATAGTGGGTGGTAGTGGTATTGGTGGTACTGGCGGTGGTGGTATTGGCCCCCCCCTGGGGTGGTTCTTTCTCCTCATCCGTCTCCCCCTTTATTACATGTTCTTCCACCCAACTTGACATGGACCCCCTACTGCCCTGCTGAGCTTCTCTCCTATTTCTAAGGAACAGCTGGTCCGTGATGTGCAGCTCAGAAAATAATCTCTTTACAATGGAGAGGACAAGAGGGTAGACGTCTGCAAAGGGATGCTTAGACAAAAATTTGGCACTGACTAGCGAAAGATTGATCAGCTTCTTCGGTTTGAAAAGGGAGTCATCAAATAAGTCTGAACTGTTCATGCTGTATTGTTTGCTTAACAGATAGTTGTTAACATTTAGCAGCTGTTGTCTCTccacaattttaaaaataaatatatcacTGGAGAAGCTATGTATATCTTTGATCGACTCGGACAGAGTTATGATCATATTATTATCGAACAGCTCACACTGCTGCAGAATCACGTCCGACGAAACGAAGGGATTTCTATTTATCACTCCGGTCAGCTGCATTAAAATGCTTTGCACTTTGCTGCTGTACCTATCCTTCAGAATATCCGACGTAAtccttttgataatttttctcaGTTTGTTTTTGGATAACTCGAAGTTGATCATGGAGAGGACAATGGATGCCTTATCGTGGGGCAAGAGTGGTCCAGATCCGGTGCTGCCTCCCACGCTGACGTCTCCTCCCTTGCCTGGGTGAGCAGCCACCGCCAGCTTGGAAACGACCTTCTGATATTTCTCCACTTTTCTGTAAAATTTGGCATACAGCTTGTAGCGCCTGGACACGGGGATGAGTCTCAGCACGTTCCATATGTCCTCATTCAGGGGGCACTCACCGCCACCATTTAAGTCGTTCCTACCAACGCTGCCGCTGCTGCCGACGCTGCCCATCCCCCCGATGCTGCCGCTACTTCCGatcccccctcctccctcgTCGTCCTCATTTATCGggcacaagaaaaaaaaatggatgaacaGCTTGTCAAAGTTGCTATGCAGCTCTTCCCCCCGGCTCACCTTCCTCCTCACGTAGGCCTTCACTATGAGCAGCAGTCTCCTCACCAGGGACTTGTAAAGATATCCGAAGTACCCCAGGTACTTCACATACTGCAATGTTCTACTGAAAAAATcatctacattttttattttcttcatgtaGTTGTTGGCTCGGTTGGATGAGAAGAAGCTCAGGAACGTGTTCAGGTTGGTCGCGGGGTCCGCACTGCTAGTCGGATCGGCATTACTGGCTGGGTCTGCACTGCTGATCGGATCGGCATTACTGACTGGGTCCGCACTGCTGATCTGTTCCATCTTAACGGATGCGTCCCCCTTGGGACCCAACGCGTGGTTGTCCTCCTCCCCTCGTTCGTTTTTCTCACTTGGCGCAAAATCGACCGAGTCCGCCTCGGATGAATCGTCAGATGGAGGGGCGTTCGAGCAGAGCAGTAGATACTTCCGCAAGGAGTGCAGTAGGGTAGAGGAACGACTGAGCTGATTcgaattctttttcttcttcgaagTTCCATTCGCTTTCTCGTAAGGAGAGTGACTATCACAACTGGTTTGATCAGTCTTGGTATTCCTTCCCCCGGGGGTGCCGCCCCTAACGCTGTAAATAacgctttttaaaatttgtttcattttttttttcttcttttgtatttttttctcatcccTGAACAGGTTTTGTAAGTGTGGCTTGTTTCGGTTCAGCACTTTGATGCATTGGTAGCTGTAGAGCCTATTGGTGTCGAGATGAATCTTGCAGAAGAAACAGGGTCCATCGGTGTCTCCATTTTCCACAGTAGCACTCTCGCCGTTGGGTGTGTCATCCCGAGTGAAGGTAGCTTCTCCCCCATTTAAGTTGGCTATCTTTCTCATATAGGGAAGCACATGTCTCGATTTTTGATTCGATCCACTTGCTGTAAGTACCTCCCGAGAAGTTTCGCTGGGCAGATAGGCCTTCTCAAATGATGTTATGGAATATCCAATCAGCCGTGATATAGATAAACTGACGTAATAATTGAGGAAGGGGTTGCATTGGTAGCTAGCCATATGATCCAGTAAGGTGACGACATAGCTCCAGGCATTTAGGTTAATCAAAGATGACAGAAATAAGAACTTTggatttttaataaaaaaaagtcgaCCTAGTAGCAAGAAATAATTGTCATCCTGAAGAAAGAGGTAGTCATACGAATTGGTGTAGGACAAATATTTCGAGTTCTCCATTTCGCTCCTCAGTTGTACTTCCCTGTCGATGTAATTCTTAACGAAATTATCAGCACCATTGGATTGGTTGTGAATCATgtcaaatatgaaaaattcaATCGGGTCCTTATTATGAAGGTCCGcaatttgttcgttttttttttttatgtcgaCACTTTTGTAATTCAGGAGATAGTGCACTACGCGATCTTGCACATTCTCGGGTTTCCCTTCTTCGAAGATTTTGGAGAGGTTGCTCCGAGATGGGTCACAATTGGTAAACATATTGGTTGTGTTTGATAAGCTTACCCCTTTGGagtttttccctcctttgggGGTCGTTCCATCC
This genomic stretch from Plasmodium cynomolgi strain B DNA, chromosome 14, whole genome shotgun sequence harbors:
- a CDS encoding hypothetical protein (putative), which produces MEDIDQLFTYQVCVLNEFRENDVASNLPKVKQSYERILLAILEEVKRYQADLCSNRKDKTRSDGLSKHNSVHENANEVVIDLHEGYTKGSSTGIRKRKRNAEEEEEEKEESLSGEEKDNTNEKKDGSSNQGNGNVREYIDNCHTEKGNKKLKDASHLRRDSPPPHTVTVKPTDKHPPGGAQAEHIKVDDDFKFLTAEDLHFKIPLKEQCDLKGLFSNLVEEIKNKNYLNLYRQMYVESFRRNQEKIQGESILLTSGSYHGGDLTNNDVTNHMSLPIAEGMIKVVKFYVERVKSNLCLFYFDLFLCILKGAVAVDCAVNFIAHDLADVHRESFGKLLEVVSTGESQKGETATGETATGDSPKGETTTGESPKGEPPTGDSPTGEPPTGDAQNGVIIANSGKRERNQLLQQNFAGHVKELILNSLHYLIELLEQMKEINFANYSQYKDIISKCVMSLEAKRVITYKEATTYIECKNFDKLSIFNKELYKLVTKMRTKNMYSIWVYNLLREDKDNIPLWKHTLAESTKRSWDRHLKCYYCTDLIKLKNKIFTIAGLHNLCPRRVLSILIFFYEQNVDSPKQLLPLFFLYTKETITDIILLELKIKNNYIKELEQKELQKLKYLHRSEEDMGKNNPDSSKFLEHFFLNKNNLFTPNYFKMCSIFILNDLLNFNTFYEHILPNDELLKYAFSELYKKLNEDYDKSTSERLTPFFFPYLPLDISELHRLYNKVRKYSQKSKTPERSSSRHGSVMDSTYSSSSGQNSHPSGQSSHPPGASAQKGSSYSNENIGEGATSQGGSNGRSSSITDGTTPKGGKNSKGVSLSNTTNMFTNCDPSRSNLSKIFEEGKPENVQDRVVHYLLNYKSVDIKKKNEQIADLHNKDPIEFFIFDMIHNQSNGADNFVKNYIDREVQLRSEMENSKYLSYTNSYDYLFLQDDNYFLLLGRLFFIKNPKFLFLSSLINLNAWSYVVTLLDHMASYQCNPFLNYYVSLSISRLIGYSITSFEKAYLPSETSREVLTASGSNQKSRHVLPYMRKIANLNGGEATFTRDDTPNGESATVENGDTDGPCFFCKIHLDTNRLYSYQCIKVLNRNKPHLQNLFRDEKKIQKKKKKMKQILKSVIYSVRGGTPGGRNTKTDQTSCDSHSPYEKANGTSKKKKNSNQLSRSSTLLHSLRKYLLLCSNAPPSDDSSEADSVDFAPSEKNERGEEDNHALGPKGDASVKMEQISSADPVSNADPISSADPASNADPTSSADPATNLNTFLSFFSSNRANNYMKKIKNVDDFFSRTLQYVKYLGYFGYLYKSLVRRLLLIVKAYVRRKVSRGEELHSNFDKLFIHFFFLCPINEDDEGGGGIGSSGSIGGMGSVGSSGSVGRNDLNGGGECPLNEDIWNVLRLIPVSRRYKLYAKFYRKVEKYQKVVSKLAVAAHPGKGGDVSVGGSTGSGPLLPHDKASIVLSMINFELSKNKLRKIIKRITSDILKDRYSSKVQSILMQLTGVINRNPFVSSDVILQQCELFDNNMIITLSESIKDIHSFSSDIFIFKIVERQQLLNVNNYLLSKQYSMNSSDLFDDSLFKPKKLINLSLVSAKFLSKHPFADVYPLVLSIVKRLFSELHITDQLFLRNRREAQQGSRGSMSSWVEEHVIKGETDEEKEPPQGGANTTTASTTNTTTTHYTDEFKLSILNAMNVKYPDVMSGYIFDIDYLQKLIEIYGGTSASVDVQELNEDQLNAQCGFKLLKKEIMILEENFNFNMNNVEYENIEKAEMDDERLQKLCVDNATRNLSNPNLVYLFLCTLSKLKYEYLFDSNTNNLRNLSSLIDKVDAVLLQFINFLQTNTEPYLYLTYIPSITLIFSYFDISQSFHIIRFAFPFFDEKGAARRQHRSSSPLPRAKGDTANRNDAANRSDTANRSDTANRSDAANRSDTANRSDAANKSDAANRSDPANCKPSEGERRPPPYDDPTFHHSNEEKWKQAIMPIVQRYLSIENLNGINIDFYLTYWRLSITDIYVPHKQYQKVMEKYDSYIKKLEKHHEDNKKNEDYKWIHKKLRKLRSRKGSINSEYQYHIAHTEKIKKHLSHVVDHWVNPQEIDLTTFTAFVKCLIAPRILNSEKDSLFCSKFILLLLEFRTPLFNFCLLTYVCIKMLMPIINACTEKEALNIGLFFNELFSYVYQLCHDPKYFTLVSEENPCFSSTLNFESKITIEHSCIIGKVAKWEKLLVSLLFENNNYQKSWINSKSVVIFLFRVLHSFPYSNKVKHSIRKYLQNLHSFAQNRGWKDIAISVNSLKTIMERNR